A region from the Streptomyces lydicus genome encodes:
- the treY gene encoding malto-oligosyltrehalose synthase, protein MTQPPSPSPTATYRLQIQPDFPFAAAERAVPHLAALGVSHLHLSPVLEAVPGSTHGYDVVDHAAVRAELGGERGLRALAATARSHGLGLIVDLVPNHMAVPGPVSLNGPLWQVLRDGPASPYARWFDIDWDAGHGGRLLLPVLGGRLGEEARHFRVEGDVLRYRERAFPLRPGTEGLELPRLLDAQWYRLAWWRLARSELNYRRFFTIAELIAVRAEDPEVFEATHATVLRLIREGVVDGLRIDHPDGLVDPGGYLARLHEGTGGRWTVVEKILTGGELLPESWACAGTTGYDALRHIDGLFVCPQGAGRLFSHYRDFVTPLADEGGDWEETVRRAAYEVITHDLAAEVERLVRTAVRISARVPAPGDHAPWALRHAIRELMVRLPVYRPYPADPGQAEQDAAMLGTAAAGARTAFRVSEEARAVDLIHDLALGRLPDHPDHDRTDCADFAARFAQTASALHAKSVEDTAFYRYPVLLSACEVGGSPGEPALPPEAFHAYCARMQRDRPTAGTVLSTHDTKRSADVRARIAVLSECPDRWRDVLGAMAEGAVCDVGAGGPAGAGPADPMVSWLAWQTAFGLGAPGDKAAAERVAPAVLKAVREAGLRTSWTEPDAGYEEAVEEFVRNGPCGPTAAPLAALDEEVAPFVRANVLGAALLHLTMPGVPDLYQGTERAYAALVDPDNRGPARFGPQLLAELDAGGAPRDLSAEKLRLTATALRLRRARPQWFGATASYEPVYAEGPAAEHCVAFCRSGRVLTVVTRLSLCLVETGGWWDTLLRLPPGGPWRELLTGRELPGGAAVGLSELLAVSPVALFVAE, encoded by the coding sequence ATGACGCAGCCACCGAGTCCGTCGCCGACCGCCACCTACCGGCTGCAAATCCAGCCGGACTTCCCGTTCGCCGCCGCCGAGCGGGCGGTCCCGCATCTCGCCGCGCTGGGCGTCTCCCATCTGCACCTCTCGCCGGTCCTGGAGGCGGTGCCGGGGTCCACGCACGGCTATGACGTGGTCGATCATGCGGCGGTACGGGCCGAACTGGGCGGTGAGCGGGGGCTGCGGGCGCTGGCGGCGACGGCCCGGTCGCACGGCCTCGGGCTGATCGTGGACCTCGTGCCGAACCATATGGCCGTGCCGGGGCCGGTGTCGCTCAACGGGCCGCTGTGGCAGGTGCTGCGCGACGGCCCGGCGTCCCCGTACGCGCGCTGGTTCGACATCGACTGGGACGCCGGACACGGCGGCCGGCTGCTGCTGCCGGTGCTCGGGGGCCGGCTCGGCGAGGAGGCGCGGCACTTCCGCGTCGAGGGCGACGTGCTGCGCTACCGGGAGCGCGCCTTTCCACTGCGCCCCGGTACGGAGGGGCTGGAACTGCCCCGCCTCCTGGATGCCCAGTGGTACCGCCTCGCCTGGTGGCGGCTGGCCCGCAGTGAGCTCAACTACCGCCGCTTCTTCACCATCGCGGAGCTGATCGCGGTCCGTGCCGAGGACCCCGAGGTCTTCGAGGCGACCCACGCCACGGTGCTGCGGCTGATCCGCGAGGGCGTCGTTGACGGGCTGCGCATCGACCATCCGGACGGCCTGGTGGACCCCGGCGGCTATCTGGCCCGCCTGCACGAGGGGACCGGCGGCCGCTGGACGGTGGTGGAGAAGATCCTCACCGGCGGTGAACTGCTGCCGGAGAGCTGGGCCTGCGCGGGCACCACGGGCTATGACGCCCTGCGCCACATCGACGGTCTGTTCGTCTGCCCGCAGGGCGCCGGACGGCTCTTCTCCCACTACCGGGACTTCGTCACCCCGCTGGCCGACGAGGGCGGCGACTGGGAGGAGACGGTGCGCCGGGCCGCGTACGAGGTCATCACGCACGATCTGGCCGCGGAGGTCGAACGGCTGGTGCGGACCGCGGTCCGGATCAGCGCACGCGTCCCCGCGCCGGGCGATCATGCGCCGTGGGCGCTGCGCCATGCCATCCGGGAGCTGATGGTGCGGCTGCCGGTCTACCGCCCGTACCCCGCGGATCCGGGGCAGGCCGAGCAGGACGCGGCGATGCTGGGCACGGCCGCGGCGGGGGCGCGCACCGCCTTCCGGGTGTCCGAGGAGGCGCGGGCGGTGGATCTGATCCACGATCTGGCGCTGGGCCGGCTGCCGGATCACCCGGACCACGACCGCACGGACTGCGCCGACTTCGCCGCACGGTTCGCCCAGACCGCGTCCGCGCTGCACGCCAAGTCCGTGGAGGACACCGCCTTCTACCGTTATCCGGTGCTGCTGTCGGCCTGTGAGGTCGGCGGCAGCCCCGGGGAACCGGCGCTGCCCCCGGAGGCGTTCCACGCGTACTGCGCACGGATGCAGCGGGACCGGCCAACCGCCGGCACGGTGCTCTCCACCCACGACACCAAGCGCAGCGCCGATGTCCGGGCCCGGATCGCGGTGCTGTCGGAGTGCCCGGACCGGTGGCGGGACGTGCTGGGCGCGATGGCCGAGGGGGCGGTGTGCGACGTCGGCGCCGGCGGCCCGGCCGGCGCCGGCCCGGCGGATCCGATGGTGTCGTGGCTGGCCTGGCAGACCGCGTTCGGCCTGGGTGCGCCGGGCGACAAAGCCGCGGCGGAGCGGGTGGCGCCCGCGGTCCTCAAGGCCGTACGGGAGGCCGGGCTGCGCACCTCGTGGACGGAGCCGGATGCGGGTTACGAGGAGGCGGTCGAGGAGTTCGTACGCAACGGGCCGTGCGGTCCCACGGCCGCCCCGCTCGCCGCGCTGGACGAGGAAGTCGCCCCCTTCGTCCGCGCCAATGTGCTGGGCGCGGCGCTGCTGCATCTCACCATGCCGGGCGTCCCCGACCTCTATCAGGGCACCGAACGCGCCTATGCCGCACTGGTCGACCCGGACAACAGGGGGCCGGCCCGCTTCGGTCCACAGCTGCTGGCCGAGCTGGACGCCGGTGGCGCGCCCCGCGATCTGTCCGCGGAAAAGCTCCGGCTGACCGCCACGGCACTGCGGCTGCGGCGCGCTCGTCCCCAGTGGTTCGGCGCCACCGCGTCGTACGAGCCGGTGTACGCGGAGGGCCCGGCGGCCGAGCACTGTGTGGCGTTCTGCCGCAGCGGCCGGGTGCTGACGGTGGTGACCCGTCTGTCGCTGTGCCTGGTGGAGACCGGCGGCTGGTGGGACACCCTGCTGCGGCTGCCGCCGGGCGGCCCCTGGCGCGAGCTGCTGACCGGCCGCGAGCTGCCGGGGGGCGCGGCGGTGGGGCTGAGCGAACTGCTGGCGGTGTCGCCGGTGGCGTTGTTCGTGGCGGAGTGA
- the otr(A) gene encoding tetracycline resistance ribosomal protection protein Otr(A), producing the protein MLVSHTLNIGILAHVDAGKTSLTERLLFDTGAIDRLGSVDTGDTLTDTGELERQRGITIRSAVASFTVGEVQINLIDTPGHADFIAEVERAVGVLDGAVLLLSAVEGVQARTRVLMKTLRRLRLPTLLFLNKIDRAGARDEALLADIRRLLTPAAVPMTSVTGLGTAGAGVVPYSLEDPRVRERIAELVAEVDESVLAQLVDPVPAGRERGEDGAEPDGPGLTAERLRAALTARTADGSLHPVYFGSALGGQGVGALIEGMAGLIPPAPAVPGTTARGTVFAVQQPPDGERTAHIRLYGGALRPRQRVELHRPGADGPGGPLTGRITSLQVVGRPPGDGGPLTPGNIGVVRGLPGVRTGDRLGPAAEAPATGALFAAPTLETLVSARRPAQAAALRAALLGLADQDPLLRARPAPGGATSVLLHGEVQKEIIATTLCQEHGIEAEFAPSRVVCVERPSGVGEACHEIARRGHTGPWATVGLRVEPGARGSGPVFTYETELGALPHGFHQAVEETALATLRCGPHGWAVTDCRVVLTRSGFVGPLSTAGDFRTVTAPVLGRALRAAGTRVHEPYHAFEAEVPLAALAAVTARLAALGAEFADTTGGRHSWLVSGSLPARRVQEFQGLLPGLTHGEGVWTSYPSGDRPVRWDAAPRGASG; encoded by the coding sequence ATGCTTGTTTCGCACACCCTGAACATCGGGATTCTCGCCCACGTCGACGCGGGTAAGACCAGCCTCACCGAGCGGCTGCTGTTCGACACCGGTGCCATCGACCGGCTCGGCAGCGTCGACACGGGTGACACCCTCACGGACACCGGCGAGCTGGAGCGGCAGCGCGGTATCACCATCCGCTCGGCCGTCGCCTCCTTCACCGTCGGCGAGGTGCAGATCAACCTCATCGACACTCCCGGCCATGCCGACTTCATCGCCGAGGTCGAGCGCGCCGTGGGGGTGCTCGACGGTGCCGTACTGCTGCTGTCCGCGGTGGAGGGCGTCCAGGCCAGGACCCGGGTGCTGATGAAGACGCTGCGGCGGCTGCGGCTGCCCACCCTGCTGTTCCTCAACAAGATCGACCGGGCCGGTGCCCGGGACGAGGCGCTGCTCGCGGACATCCGCCGGCTGCTGACACCGGCCGCCGTCCCGATGACGTCGGTGACCGGCCTCGGCACCGCGGGGGCCGGGGTGGTGCCGTACTCCCTGGAGGACCCCCGAGTGCGCGAGCGGATCGCCGAACTCGTCGCCGAGGTCGACGAGTCGGTCCTGGCCCAGCTGGTGGATCCTGTCCCCGCAGGGCGGGAGCGCGGCGAGGACGGTGCGGAGCCGGACGGGCCGGGGCTGACCGCGGAGCGGCTGCGCGCGGCACTCACCGCCCGGACCGCCGACGGATCGCTGCACCCGGTGTACTTCGGCTCCGCGCTCGGCGGTCAGGGCGTCGGCGCGCTCATCGAGGGCATGGCGGGGCTGATTCCGCCGGCACCCGCCGTCCCCGGCACCACTGCGCGGGGCACGGTCTTTGCCGTCCAGCAGCCGCCGGACGGCGAACGGACCGCCCATATCCGGCTCTACGGGGGCGCGTTGCGGCCCCGTCAGCGGGTCGAGCTGCACCGGCCGGGGGCGGACGGCCCCGGCGGGCCCCTGACCGGGCGGATCACCTCGCTCCAGGTCGTCGGCCGGCCGCCCGGTGACGGCGGGCCGCTGACCCCGGGCAATATCGGGGTGGTCCGGGGGCTGCCCGGCGTCCGGACCGGTGACCGTCTCGGACCGGCCGCCGAGGCACCCGCCACAGGCGCCCTGTTCGCCGCCCCCACGCTCGAAACCCTGGTCAGTGCCCGCCGTCCGGCACAGGCCGCGGCGCTGCGTGCCGCGCTGCTGGGGCTCGCCGACCAGGACCCGCTGCTGCGGGCCCGCCCCGCGCCGGGCGGCGCGACCTCGGTGCTGCTGCACGGCGAGGTGCAGAAGGAGATCATCGCCACCACCTTGTGCCAGGAGCACGGCATCGAGGCGGAGTTCGCGCCCAGCCGGGTGGTGTGCGTCGAGCGGCCGTCGGGGGTGGGCGAGGCCTGCCACGAGATCGCCCGGCGCGGCCACACCGGTCCCTGGGCCACGGTCGGCCTCCGGGTCGAGCCGGGCGCCCGTGGCTCCGGCCCGGTCTTCACCTACGAGACCGAACTGGGCGCCCTGCCGCACGGCTTCCACCAGGCCGTCGAGGAGACCGCGCTGGCCACCCTGCGGTGCGGACCGCACGGGTGGGCGGTGACGGACTGCCGGGTGGTGCTGACGCGCTCCGGTTTCGTCGGCCCGCTCAGCACCGCGGGGGATTTCCGTACGGTCACGGCCCCGGTGCTGGGGCGGGCGCTGCGCGCGGCCGGCACCCGGGTCCACGAGCCGTACCACGCCTTCGAGGCCGAGGTCCCGCTCGCCGCGCTCGCCGCGGTGACCGCCCGTCTCGCGGCCCTGGGCGCCGAATTCGCCGACACCACCGGCGGGCGGCATTCCTGGCTGGTCAGCGGTTCGCTCCCGGCCCGCCGGGTCCAGGAGTTCCAGGGGCTGTTGCCCGGCCTGACACACGGTGAAGGGGTGTGGACGTCGTATCCGTCGGGCGACCGGCCGGTGCGGTGGGACGCAGCGCCGCGCGGTGCGTCCGGCTGA
- a CDS encoding DUF1707 and FHA domain-containing protein — protein sequence MTSLEFPARPARPSDADRERALDLLRDGAAQGRLSQDTFLRRLELVLTAQQQSEIDVVTADLADRGKVQGTLLRMVGRVSAFHIRVRRAWRRERLPKLLLPEPGPLPLLIGRAPGVGLRLNHDTVSRAHAELRSAGNGWLLRDLGSTNGTCVNGRRVVGEVPVGPGDHITFGQVDYVLTQR from the coding sequence ATGACTTCGCTCGAGTTCCCCGCGCGCCCCGCGCGCCCGTCGGATGCGGACCGGGAACGCGCTCTTGATCTGCTGCGCGACGGCGCGGCACAGGGACGGCTGTCCCAGGACACCTTCCTGCGACGACTGGAACTCGTCCTCACTGCTCAGCAGCAGTCCGAAATCGATGTGGTCACCGCCGACCTGGCCGACCGAGGCAAGGTCCAGGGCACCCTCCTGCGGATGGTGGGCCGGGTCTCCGCGTTCCACATCCGGGTACGCCGCGCCTGGCGCAGAGAGCGGCTGCCGAAGCTGCTGCTGCCCGAACCGGGCCCGCTGCCGCTGCTCATAGGGCGGGCGCCGGGCGTGGGCCTGCGCCTCAACCACGACACGGTCTCCCGTGCCCACGCCGAACTCCGCAGCGCGGGCAACGGCTGGCTGCTGCGCGACCTCGGCTCCACCAACGGGACCTGCGTCAACGGCCGCCGGGTGGTGGGCGAGGTGCCGGTCGGCCCCGGTGACCACATCACCTTCGGCCAGGTGGATTACGTCCTGACACAGCGGTGA
- the treZ gene encoding malto-oligosyltrehalose trehalohydrolase translates to MLFEVWAPKAGRVALQWAGDRAGEPDVPLERDAGRAGRWRAEAPARDGDRYGFRLDDGPPLPDPRAARLPDGPGGPAAVVEHDRFVWRHPWPGRPLPGAVLYELHIGTYTPEGTFDAAAARLRHLADLGITHVSLMPVCPFPGSHGWGYDGVAPWAVHEPYGGPDGLKRFVDAAHGHGLGVVLDVVHNHLGPSGNPLPQFGPYFTDTHHTPWGAAVNLDAPGSDEVRDYLLGCALSWLRDYRLDGLRLDAVHALHDDGTPHFLAALSAAVDTLAEELRRPLFLVAESDLNDPRTTAPRADGGHGLHAQWNDDFHHALHTALTGESQGYYADFARAPLAALAKTLTGGFFHDGTYSSFRGRTHGAPLDLRVTPAYRLLAYAQTHDQIGNRALGDRLAAGLSPGLLACAAALVLCAPFTPMLFMGEEWGASTPWQYFTAHTDPELAKAVRAGRRREFAAYDWAGHAEDWPDPQDPATRDRCVLDWSEPSVEPHTSLLAWHRTLLALRHELPPLTDPDPRHTAVHYDERARWLLLRRGPLRVAVNLSREATAAIPVTGDGADGTRPGGGGEGADGHGPAGAGQSPSALQTSALQRSALQTSALQALAGWPGARLPGADGVLRLPPESVVVLGP, encoded by the coding sequence GTGCTGTTCGAGGTGTGGGCTCCGAAGGCCGGGCGGGTCGCGCTCCAGTGGGCGGGTGACCGGGCCGGTGAGCCGGACGTCCCGCTGGAGCGCGACGCCGGACGCGCGGGCCGGTGGCGTGCCGAGGCACCGGCCCGCGACGGGGACCGGTACGGCTTCCGGCTCGACGACGGGCCGCCGCTGCCCGATCCGCGGGCCGCGCGGCTGCCGGACGGCCCCGGCGGCCCGGCCGCGGTCGTCGAGCACGACCGGTTCGTATGGCGGCACCCGTGGCCCGGCCGCCCGCTGCCGGGCGCGGTCCTCTACGAGCTGCACATCGGGACGTACACCCCCGAGGGCACCTTCGACGCCGCAGCCGCGCGGCTGCGCCACCTCGCCGACCTGGGCATCACCCATGTCTCCCTGATGCCGGTCTGCCCGTTCCCCGGCAGCCACGGATGGGGCTACGACGGGGTCGCACCCTGGGCGGTGCACGAACCGTACGGCGGGCCGGACGGCCTCAAGCGGTTCGTGGACGCCGCGCACGGCCACGGACTGGGGGTGGTGCTCGACGTGGTGCACAACCACCTCGGCCCGTCCGGCAACCCTCTCCCGCAGTTCGGGCCGTACTTCACCGACACCCATCACACGCCGTGGGGCGCGGCGGTCAATCTCGACGCCCCCGGCAGCGACGAGGTGCGCGACTACCTCCTCGGCTGCGCGCTGTCCTGGCTGCGTGACTACCGGCTCGACGGGCTGCGGCTGGACGCCGTCCACGCACTGCACGACGACGGCACCCCGCACTTCCTGGCCGCACTGTCCGCCGCCGTCGACACGCTGGCCGAAGAGCTGCGGCGCCCGCTGTTCCTCGTCGCCGAGTCCGATCTGAACGATCCGCGCACCACCGCGCCGCGGGCGGACGGCGGGCACGGTCTGCACGCCCAGTGGAACGACGACTTCCACCACGCCCTGCACACCGCGCTCACCGGCGAATCCCAGGGCTACTACGCCGACTTCGCGCGCGCCCCGCTGGCCGCCCTCGCCAAGACGCTGACCGGCGGCTTCTTCCATGACGGGACGTACTCCAGCTTCCGCGGCAGGACACACGGCGCGCCCCTCGACCTGCGGGTGACGCCCGCGTACCGGCTGCTCGCCTACGCCCAGACGCACGATCAGATCGGCAACCGCGCGCTCGGCGACCGGCTCGCGGCCGGGCTCTCCCCGGGGCTGCTGGCCTGTGCCGCCGCCCTGGTGCTGTGCGCGCCGTTCACGCCGATGCTGTTCATGGGCGAGGAGTGGGGCGCGAGCACTCCGTGGCAGTACTTCACCGCTCACACCGATCCGGAGCTGGCTAAGGCGGTACGCGCCGGGCGCCGTCGCGAGTTCGCGGCGTACGACTGGGCCGGTCACGCCGAGGACTGGCCGGATCCACAGGACCCGGCGACCCGCGACCGCTGCGTCCTGGACTGGAGCGAACCCTCCGTGGAGCCGCACACCTCGCTGCTGGCCTGGCACCGTACGCTGCTGGCGCTGCGCCATGAGCTGCCGCCGTTGACCGATCCCGATCCACGCCACACCGCCGTCCACTACGACGAGCGGGCCCGCTGGCTCCTGCTGCGGCGCGGACCGCTACGGGTCGCGGTCAATCTCTCGCGGGAGGCCACGGCGGCCATTCCGGTCACCGGGGACGGCGCGGACGGGACCCGCCCGGGCGGCGGGGGCGAGGGGGCGGACGGCCACGGCCCGGCCGGGGCCGGGCAGTCCCCGTCCGCTCTGCAGACATCCGCGCTGCAGAGATCCGCGCTCCAAACATCCGCTCTGCAGGCACTGGCGGGCTGGCCCGGTGCCCGGCTTCCCGGGGCTGACGGTGTGCTGCGGCTCCCACCGGAGTCGGTGGTGGTGCTCGGGCCATAG
- a CDS encoding PucR family transcriptional regulator yields MPLHLSDLLARPDLRLSVTYDVPPQQLARTIEAATVSDLPTPGKWLQGGELLMTIGLLLPMEPAACRAYVRDAAEGGAACLALGLGQGLPYQEAPEPLVRAAEEAGLPLLTVPDEVPFIAVTKAVFDARADEQRALLQRAFATQRRLTAAATGDGLRPMLAEWTAATGVGAAVLDPLGRLLATSERASRPLPAQAHELLDRVAARGLRGSASSTAAGQQLEVQPLGARRLRGLLLLTGRPDDAARSVVPGLVSLLSLELERRHLRDEPERRRRSALLSELLADEDPSVDRARDMLRSVGLTAERVRGVVVAAEGAPGGRTTAGAAAAGTGGGTAAGTGGGATTGAGPATGGGPADGTWSADSAGPVEGTGPTDGAAQEMAADLALAVPGGLVRVVEGGPETVIEAVVGEELDIREVLARFAPRCPAGIGPATAPEAVRVSLRQAAGLLAVSRAGNAPAQARQSQASRLLLDLGDRSTLHGYADTVLGPLDLADHGEELIATLAAWLETGGAWDATSRRLGVHRHTVRNRLDKAMDLTGRRLDDPDDRFDLWLATRIRRGGAPSGGSGGSGGSGGRPAPPPPGR; encoded by the coding sequence ATGCCCCTGCATCTCTCCGATCTGCTGGCCCGGCCCGATCTCCGCCTGTCGGTCACCTACGACGTGCCGCCGCAGCAGCTGGCCCGCACCATCGAGGCGGCGACGGTCTCGGATCTGCCGACGCCCGGGAAGTGGCTGCAGGGCGGCGAACTCCTCATGACCATCGGCCTGTTGCTGCCGATGGAGCCGGCCGCCTGCCGGGCGTACGTCCGGGACGCGGCCGAGGGCGGGGCGGCGTGTCTGGCGCTCGGGCTGGGTCAGGGACTGCCGTACCAGGAGGCGCCGGAGCCACTGGTGCGCGCGGCCGAGGAGGCCGGCCTGCCGCTGCTGACGGTGCCCGACGAGGTGCCGTTCATCGCCGTCACCAAGGCGGTCTTCGACGCACGGGCCGACGAACAGCGCGCGCTGCTGCAGCGGGCGTTCGCGACCCAGCGCCGGCTGACCGCCGCGGCGACCGGCGACGGACTGCGGCCGATGCTGGCGGAGTGGACGGCCGCCACCGGCGTGGGCGCGGCGGTGCTGGACCCGCTCGGGCGGCTGCTCGCCACCAGCGAGCGCGCGTCGCGGCCGCTGCCGGCGCAGGCACACGAGCTGCTGGACCGGGTCGCCGCGCGCGGACTGCGCGGCAGCGCGTCCAGCACGGCCGCCGGGCAGCAGCTGGAGGTGCAGCCGCTGGGCGCACGGCGGCTGCGCGGACTGCTGCTGCTCACCGGCCGGCCGGACGACGCCGCCCGTTCGGTCGTACCGGGCCTGGTCTCGCTGCTCTCCCTGGAGCTGGAGCGCCGCCACCTCCGCGATGAGCCGGAGCGCCGCCGCCGGTCGGCGCTGCTGTCGGAGCTGCTGGCCGACGAGGATCCGTCCGTCGACCGGGCCCGGGACATGCTGCGTTCGGTGGGGCTGACGGCCGAGCGGGTGCGGGGGGTCGTGGTGGCGGCGGAGGGCGCCCCGGGAGGCCGTACGACAGCGGGTGCCGCGGCAGCCGGAACGGGAGGCGGAACGGCAGCCGGAACGGGAGGCGGTGCGACGACCGGAGCCGGGCCGGCCACCGGGGGCGGGCCCGCGGACGGGACCTGGTCCGCGGACAGTGCCGGGCCCGTGGAAGGCACCGGGCCCACGGACGGCGCCGCGCAGGAGATGGCCGCCGATCTGGCGCTGGCGGTGCCCGGCGGCCTGGTCAGGGTCGTGGAAGGAGGGCCGGAGACGGTCATCGAGGCGGTGGTGGGTGAGGAGCTGGACATCCGCGAAGTACTCGCCCGCTTCGCCCCGCGCTGCCCGGCCGGGATCGGGCCGGCCACGGCACCCGAAGCGGTCCGGGTGTCGCTGCGCCAGGCGGCCGGGCTGCTCGCGGTCAGCAGGGCGGGCAACGCGCCGGCACAGGCCCGGCAGAGCCAGGCCAGCCGGCTGCTGCTCGACCTGGGCGACCGCAGTACGCTGCACGGCTACGCCGACACCGTGCTCGGTCCGCTCGACCTCGCGGACCACGGCGAGGAGTTGATCGCCACCCTGGCGGCCTGGCTGGAGACCGGTGGCGCATGGGACGCCACCAGCCGGCGGCTCGGCGTCCACCGGCACACCGTACGCAACCGCCTCGACAAGGCCATGGACCTCACCGGCCGCCGCCTCGACGACCCCGACGACCGCTTCGACCTCTGGCTGGCCACCCGCATCCGCCGCGGCGGCGCCCCGTCAGGCGGGTCCGGCGGGTCCGGCGGGTCCGGCGGGCGGCCCGCTCCCCCACCGCCAGGCCGGTGA
- a CDS encoding metallophosphoesterase family protein — translation MTYEIRTLPPGAAGPAPTPAPGSPQGGGHRGSLVAVSDLHVRYQENRDIVEGLRPESDDDWLLVAGDVGEYVSDICWALTLLSSRFAKVIWVPGNHELWTPEHDPVQLRGVARYEHLVEICRELGVLTPEDPYPLWEGAGGPAVIAPLFLLYDYTFRQPGITSKEAALAQAEKAGVVCTDEHFLHPDPYPTREAWCAARVAATEARLAALPPEVPTVLVNHWPVVREPTAPLWYPDFALWCGTEATADWPRRFRAATVVYGHLHIPRLLVCDGVPHQEVSLGYPREWQRRSRAPGRPVRILPAPAPVTAGRTGTPA, via the coding sequence GTGACCTATGAGATCCGCACCCTCCCGCCCGGCGCCGCCGGCCCGGCCCCCACACCCGCTCCCGGCTCCCCCCAAGGGGGCGGCCACCGTGGCTCCCTGGTGGCCGTCAGCGATCTGCACGTCCGCTACCAGGAGAACCGCGACATCGTCGAGGGCTTAAGACCGGAGTCCGACGACGACTGGCTGCTGGTCGCCGGCGACGTCGGCGAATACGTCTCCGACATCTGCTGGGCGCTCACCCTGCTCAGCAGCCGGTTCGCCAAGGTGATCTGGGTGCCCGGCAATCACGAGCTGTGGACGCCGGAGCACGACCCGGTGCAGCTGCGCGGCGTGGCGCGCTATGAGCATCTGGTCGAGATCTGCCGCGAGTTGGGCGTCCTCACCCCCGAGGACCCGTATCCGCTCTGGGAGGGCGCCGGTGGTCCGGCCGTCATCGCACCGCTCTTCCTCCTCTACGACTACACCTTCCGGCAGCCCGGCATCACGTCCAAAGAAGCGGCGCTCGCCCAGGCGGAGAAGGCCGGAGTGGTCTGCACCGACGAGCACTTCCTGCACCCCGATCCGTATCCGACCCGGGAGGCGTGGTGCGCGGCGCGGGTGGCCGCCACCGAGGCCAGGCTCGCCGCCCTGCCGCCGGAGGTGCCCACGGTGCTCGTCAACCACTGGCCGGTGGTGCGCGAGCCCACCGCCCCGCTGTGGTACCCGGACTTCGCGCTGTGGTGCGGCACCGAGGCGACCGCGGACTGGCCGCGCCGGTTCCGTGCCGCCACGGTCGTCTACGGCCACCTCCACATCCCGCGGCTGCTGGTCTGCGACGGCGTGCCCCATCAGGAGGTGTCGCTCGGCTATCCACGGGAGTGGCAGCGCCGCTCCCGCGCACCGGGGCGGCCGGTCCGGATCCTGCCCGCGCCCGCCCCCGTCACCGCCGGAAGGACCGGGACCCCCGCGTGA
- a CDS encoding 4'-phosphopantetheinyl transferase family protein, protein MIDKLLPAPVVTAEAFDDAPVSEMFPEEWALVSGAVPKRQKEFGTVRRCARSALSELGIAPAPLLPGPKREPLWPAGIVGAMTHCAGYRAAAVARSADVRTVGLDAEPHLPVDDPGVIDLITLPEERAQLRRLAGAQPEVCWDRLVFSAKESVYKAWYPLAHRWLGFEDALLTLDPSDATFTARLLVPGPVVDGRELTEFTGRWLVEAGLVVTAIVEMV, encoded by the coding sequence GTGATCGACAAACTGCTGCCGGCCCCGGTCGTGACCGCCGAGGCCTTCGACGACGCCCCGGTCTCCGAGATGTTTCCCGAGGAGTGGGCGCTGGTGTCCGGCGCCGTGCCCAAGCGGCAGAAGGAGTTCGGCACCGTACGCCGCTGCGCCCGCAGCGCGCTGTCCGAACTGGGCATCGCCCCCGCCCCCCTGCTCCCCGGCCCCAAGCGGGAGCCGCTGTGGCCGGCGGGCATCGTGGGTGCCATGACGCACTGCGCCGGCTACCGCGCCGCCGCCGTGGCCCGCTCCGCGGACGTACGGACCGTCGGTCTGGACGCCGAGCCCCATCTGCCCGTGGACGATCCCGGCGTGATCGACCTCATCACCCTGCCCGAGGAACGCGCCCAGCTGCGCCGGCTGGCCGGCGCACAGCCCGAAGTCTGCTGGGACCGCCTGGTGTTCAGCGCGAAGGAGTCCGTCTACAAGGCGTGGTACCCCCTCGCCCACCGCTGGCTCGGCTTCGAGGACGCCCTCCTCACCCTCGACCCGTCGGACGCCACCTTCACCGCCCGTCTCCTCGTCCCCGGCCCGGTGGTCGACGGCAGGGAGCTCACCGAATTCACCGGCCGGTGGCTCGTGGAAGCGGGGTTGGTGGTGACGGCGATCGTGGAAATGGTGTGA